Proteins encoded by one window of Sorex araneus isolate mSorAra2 chromosome 3, mSorAra2.pri, whole genome shotgun sequence:
- the C3H14orf28 gene encoding uncharacterized protein C14orf28 homolog isoform X2 — protein MKTLFEEIKASIKNNYNQDRSFWRPVLPWGGVFTIKAGRKAVSCTPLYVEIRLKNTCTIDGFLMLLYVILNENENFPRELSLHLGREFVDCFLYLMDTYSFTTVKLLWIWDKMEKQQYKSEVHKASLIIDLFGNEHDNFTKNLENLMCTIQESYCSNWRCPTRVQEDQQRTINIKCGGLREFSQRVFCHGAPPFVVLNMQHWKSEDLAYVPYHLDLSDHKYLLEGATLFNKEEHHYSAAFQIDGHWMHYDGLRNVNLILLNKPPEFLLLSSLVYIRATEK, from the exons ATGAAGACACTGTTTGAAGAGATCAAAgcatcaattaaaaataactataacCAAGATCGCTCATTTTGGAGACCTGTTCTTCCCTGGGGAGGTGTTTTCACTATCAAAGCTGGCCGCAAAGCAGTATCCTGTACACCACTTTATGTTGAAATCAGACTGAAAAATACCTGCACTATAGATGGATTCTTGATGTTATTATATGTCAttcttaatgaaaatgaaaattttcccaGGGAACTCTCTCTTCATCTAGGTAGAGAGTTTGTagactgttttctttatttaatggACACCTACAGTTTTACAACTGTGAAGCTGCTTTGGATTTGGGACAAGATGGAAAAACAGCAGTACAAATCAGAAGTACATAAAGCttcattaatcattgatttattTGGGAATGAGCAtgataattttacaaaaaatcttgaaaatctCATGTGTACCATCCAAGAGAGTTACTGTTCCAACTGGCGGTGCCCAACTCGTGTGCAGGAAGATCAGCAGCGCACAATTAATATAAA gtGTGGTGGCTTAAGAGAATTTTCCCAGCGAGTTTTCTGCCATGGAGCACCACCTTTTGTTGTCTTAAATATGCAGCATTGGAAATCTGAAGATTTGGCATATGTACCTTATCACTTGGATTTATCTGATCACAA GTATTTGTTGGAAGGTGCCACATTATTTAACAAAGAGGAACATCATTATTCTGCAGCTTTCCAGATTGATGGACATTGGATGCACTATGATGGCCTCAGAAATGtgaatttaattttgttaaataaacCCCCAGAGTTTCTCCTTTTGTCATCATTGGTTTATATTCGAGcaacagagaaataa
- the C3H14orf28 gene encoding uncharacterized protein C14orf28 homolog isoform X1 has protein sequence MKTLFEEIKASIKNNYNQDRSFWRPVLPWGGVFTIKAGRKAVSCTPLYVEIRLKNTCTIDGFLMLLYVILNENENFPRELSLHLGREFVDCFLYLMDTYSFTTVKLLWIWDKMEKQQYKSEVHKASLIIDLFGNEHDNFTKNLENLMCTIQESYCSNWRCPTRVQEDQQRTININPPQEIPHGNLIRLAMDELFCSRIELCEEHGCGGLREFSQRVFCHGAPPFVVLNMQHWKSEDLAYVPYHLDLSDHKYLLEGATLFNKEEHHYSAAFQIDGHWMHYDGLRNVNLILLNKPPEFLLLSSLVYIRATEK, from the exons ATGAAGACACTGTTTGAAGAGATCAAAgcatcaattaaaaataactataacCAAGATCGCTCATTTTGGAGACCTGTTCTTCCCTGGGGAGGTGTTTTCACTATCAAAGCTGGCCGCAAAGCAGTATCCTGTACACCACTTTATGTTGAAATCAGACTGAAAAATACCTGCACTATAGATGGATTCTTGATGTTATTATATGTCAttcttaatgaaaatgaaaattttcccaGGGAACTCTCTCTTCATCTAGGTAGAGAGTTTGTagactgttttctttatttaatggACACCTACAGTTTTACAACTGTGAAGCTGCTTTGGATTTGGGACAAGATGGAAAAACAGCAGTACAAATCAGAAGTACATAAAGCttcattaatcattgatttattTGGGAATGAGCAtgataattttacaaaaaatcttgaaaatctCATGTGTACCATCCAAGAGAGTTACTGTTCCAACTGGCGGTGCCCAACTCGTGTGCAGGAAGATCAGCAGCGCACAATTAATATAAA tcCTCCTCAAGAAATTCCACATGGAAACTTGATACGACTGGCTATGGATGAGTTATTCTGTTCTAGGATTGAACTGTGTGAAGAGCATGG gtGTGGTGGCTTAAGAGAATTTTCCCAGCGAGTTTTCTGCCATGGAGCACCACCTTTTGTTGTCTTAAATATGCAGCATTGGAAATCTGAAGATTTGGCATATGTACCTTATCACTTGGATTTATCTGATCACAA GTATTTGTTGGAAGGTGCCACATTATTTAACAAAGAGGAACATCATTATTCTGCAGCTTTCCAGATTGATGGACATTGGATGCACTATGATGGCCTCAGAAATGtgaatttaattttgttaaataaacCCCCAGAGTTTCTCCTTTTGTCATCATTGGTTTATATTCGAGcaacagagaaataa